A stretch of DNA from Actinomycetota bacterium:
CGTGCTTGGTGCGCCGGCGCGTGGGAGCGAACTCCCCCAGCTTGTGCCCCACCATGTTCTCGGTGACATAGACCGGGACGTGCCTCTTGCCGTCGTGCACGGCGATGGTGTGTCCCACCATCTCCGGGAAGATGGTGGAGCGGCGCGACCAGGTCTTCACCACCCGCTTCTCGTTGCGCCGGTTCAGCTCCTCTATCTTGAAGTAGAGCTTCTCGTCGATATAGGGGCCTTTCTTCAACGACCTGCCCAAGGCTACCTCCCTGTCCCTCAGCTCTTACGGCGACGCACGATATACTTGCTGGACGGCTTGTTCTTCTTGCGCGTGCGGTATCCCAGCGTGGGCTTGCCCCAGGGCGTCACCGGGTGCCGGCCTGCCGAGCTCTTGCCCTCGCCGCCTCCGTGGGGATGGTCCACGGGGTTCATGACCGTTCCGCGCACCGTGGGCCGCCTGCCCTTCCAGCGCCCGCGACCCGCCTTGCCCTCCGAGAGCAGCTCGTGCTCCACGTTGCCCACCTGGCCGATGGTGGCGCGGCAGTTGATGTCCACCAGCCGCACCTCGCTGGAGGGCAGGCGCACGTGGGCGAAACCTCCCTCTTTGGCCATGAGCTGTGCGGCTCCCCCCGCCGAGCGCACCATCTTTCCGCCCGCGCCCGGCTTCAATTCGATGTTGTGGATGGTGGTGCCGGTGGGAATGGCGTAGAGCGGCAGGGCGTTGCCCGGCTTGATGTCGGCCTCGGGGCCGGACATCACCCTGTCCCCCACCTTTAGCTTGAGGGGAGCGAGGATGTAGCGCTTCTCGCCGTCCTCGTAGTGCAGCAGCGCTATGCGCGCGCTGCGGTTGGGGTCGTACTCGATGGCCGCCACCTTGGCCGGGATGTTGTCCTTGTCCCGCCTGAAATCGATGATGCGGTACTTGCGCTTGTTCCTGCCCCCCTTGTGGCGGGTGGTTATCCTGCCCTTGTTGTTGCGCCCCGCCTTGTAGTTCATGGGAGCGAGGAGGGTCTTCTCGGGCTCCTTCTTGGTTATCTCCGAGAAGTCGGACACGGAGGCGAAGCGCCTTCCCGGCGAGGTCGGTTTATATCTCTTGATGCTCATCTCCTACCATCCTCTTCCTCGTCAACCCAGCGGGCCCTCGAAGAACTCTATGCTGTAACCGGGAGCCAGGGTCACCACGGCCTTCTTCCGCGCCGCCGTCTTTCCGGCCGTCCATCCCTGCCGCTTGGGCTTGGGGGGCACCTTGATGGTGTTGACCCCGGTGACCTTGACGTTGAAGATCTCCTCCACCGCCTTGCGCACCTCGGTCTTGTGCGCCTTTGGGTGCACCTCGAAGGTATATTTGTTCTGGTCGATGAGCGTGTAGCTCTTCTCCGAGATGATCGGCCGGATGATCACGTCATGCGGGTCTTTCATCTTCCACCCCTTCCTGTAGCCTCTCCAGGGACGTGCGGGTGAAGATGACGCGGTCGTTGGCGAGCACGTCGTAGGTGTTGAGGTGCTCCAGCCGTATCACCTCCACGCTCGGAAGGTTCCGCATGGACTTGATCACGTTCTCGTCCTCCTCCGCGAGCACCAGCAGCACGTGATCGTCCACTCCCAGCGCCTTGAAGATAGAGGCCGCCGCTTTGGTCCTGGGCTCGGTGAAGCTGAAGTCCTCGAGCACCATGACCCGGTCCTCGCTCGCGCGCACGCTCAAGGCCGACCGCAGCGCCAGCCTGCGCACCTTGCGGTTCACCTTGAAACCGTGGTCGCGAGGCTGCGGCCCGTGCACCGTACCGCCTCCCCTCCAGAGGGGAGAGCGTATGGAGCCGGCCCTGGCCCTTCCCGTGCCCTTCTGCCGCCAGGGTTTGCGCCCGCCGCCCCGCACCTTGCTGCGCGGCCTGGTGGCGGCCGTGCCCCTGCGGGCACAGGCGAGCTGGCGCCGCACCACCATGTGCATGACGGGGACGTTGACCTCGCAGCCGAAATAGTAGTCCTTGAGCTGCGCTTCGCCCTTCCTGTTTCCCTCTATGTCGTAGACCGGTACCGTCTTCATCTCCACCTACCACCCATCAGGTCAGCACGTGCGCCTTTTTCCCGGCCTTCTTGCGCGTCTTCACGGATTCCCTGATGACCAGGATGCCGCCGTCGGGGCCGGGAACGCTGCCCTTGACCAGGAGCAGGTTGCGCTCCGGCTTGACGTCCACCACCTCCAGGTTCAGGGCGGTCACGCGCTCCCCGCCCATGCGCCCGGGCATGCGCGAGCCCTTGAACACCCGCGAGGGGGTGGCGCAGGCCCCGATGGCCCCCGGGGCGCGGTGGAAGTGGGCTCCGTGCGAGCCCGGCCCGCCGCCGAAGTTGTGACGCTTGATGACGCCCGCGTATCCCTTGCCGCGCGAGCGCCCGGTTATGTCCACGCGGTCGCCCTTGGAAAATATATCCACCTTTATCTCCTGGCCCAGGCGGTAGGAGGAGGGGTCGTCGATGCGGACCTCCGCCAGATGGCGTCGCGGCTCCAGGTCCTTGCTCTGGAAGTGGCCGCGTCGGGGGCGGTTGAGCTTCTTCTCCTTGACCTCCCCGAACCCCAGCTGCAGAGCGTCGTAACCCTCCTTCTCCACCGTCTTTATCTGCGTGACCAGGCAGGGACCCGCCTCCACCAGGGTCACGGGGATGACCTTCCCGTCCTCGGAGAAGACCTGGGTCATGGCTATCTTCCTACCGATGATTCCCTTCAATTCCTCCACCTCTCCACGGCGCGGCCTTCGCTTCCTCCGCGGCCCTCAGCGGTCACAGCTTTATCTCGATGTCCACTCCCGCCGGCAGATCCATGCGCATGAGGGAATCCACCGTCTTCGGCGTCGGCTCCATGATGTCTATGAGCCTCTTGTGCACGCGCATCTCGAAATGCTCCCGCGAATCCTTGTTCACGTGCGGGGAGCGGATGACGCAGTAGACGTGCTTCTCCGTGGGCAGGGGCACCGGCCCGGAGATGGACGCCCCCGTTCGCCTCACCGTCTCCACGATCTGCCTGGCCGAACGGTCGACCACCTCGTGGTCGTAAGCCTTAAGCCTTATCCTTATCTTCTGTCTCTGCTTGGCCACTCCAGCCTCCAATCTCGCTGCTCATCCCCGCCGCCCCCTCCCCATACCCCGAGAGCCCTTCCCGGCCCGGGGGATGGGGGACGGCGGCCGCCCCCCGCGCCTCTACTTCAGGATGGCCGTCACCCTGCCGGCGCCCACCGTGCGGCCGCCCTCGCGGATGGCGAAGCGCAGCCCCTCCTCCATGGCGATGGGGGAGATGAGCTCGATGGACATCTCGGTGTTGTCGCCGGGCATGACCATCTCCACCCCCTCGGGGAGGGTGACGGTGCCGGTGACGTCGGTGGTGCGGAAGTAGAACTGGGGACGGTAGCCCGAGAAGAAGGGGGTGTGGCGGCCTCCCTCCTCCTTGGAGAGCACGTAGACCTGGGCCTTGAAGGCCACGTGGGGGGTGATGGAGCCGGGCTTGGCCACCACCTGGCCGCGCTCCACGTCCTTTCTGCCGATGCCCCGCAGCAGCAGGCCCACGTTGTCCCCCGCCTGGCCCTCGTCCAGGATCTTGCGGAACATCTCCACCCCGGTGACCACCGTCTTTTGGGTGGGACGGATGCCCACGATCTCCACCTCGTCCCCGGTGTGGATGGCCCCGCGCTCGATCCTCCCGGTGACCACGGTGCCGCGGCCGGTGATGGAGAAGACGTCCTCGATGGCCAGGAGGAAGGGCTTGTCCACGTCGCGGGCGGGGGTGGGGATGTAGTCGTCCACGGCGTCCATGAGCTCCATGATGGGGCCGCAGGCCTCGCACTCGCGCTTGCCGCAGCCGCACTCCATGGCCTTGAGGGCCGAGCCGGCGACCACCGGGATCTCGTCCCCGGGGAACTCGTACTTGCTCAGGAGCTCGCGCACCTCCAGCTCCACCAGCTCAAGCAGCTCGGGGTCGTCCACCATGTCCGCCTTGTTGAGGAAGACCACCATGGCGGGCACCCCCACCTGGCGGGCCAAAAGGATGTGCTCGCGGGTCTGGGGCATGGGGCCGTCGGCGGCGGAGACCACCAGGATGGCCCCGTCCATCTGGGCGGCGCCGGTGATCATGTTCTTGATGTAGTCGGCGTGCCCGGGGCAGTCCACGTGGGCGTAGTGCCTCTTGTCCGTCTGGTACTCCACGTGGGCGATGGCGATGGTGATGCCCCGCTCCTTCTCCTCGGGGGCGTTGTCTATGGAGTCGAAGGACCGCACCTCCACGTCCTGTCCCTGGCTGGCCAGGCACATGGTGATGGCCGAGGTCAGGGTGGTCTTGCCGTGATCGATGTGCCCGATGGTGCCCACGTTCACGTGCGGCTTGGTCCTCTCGAATTTCTTCTTGGCCATTTTGACATTCCTCCTGCATCAACTTCCGGTGTCGCGCTTTGGACACAACTCCCCTATTCTAATAGCCTTCCATACCTCGCTCAAGACCTTTTTCATTCCCCCCTTATGCGCCGCACGATCTCCAACGCGATGTTCTGCGGCACCTCCCCGTAATGGGAGAACTGCATGTGGTGGGTGGCCCTTCCCTGGCTCAGGGAACGGATATCGGTGGCATATCCGAAGGTCTCCGCCAGAGGGATGAAGGCGGTCACCACCTGCTGCCTGCCGCGGGTCTCCAGACCTTCGACCTTTCCCCGGCGCGAGTTGACGTCGGCGATGATGTCCCCCAGGTTCTCCTCGGCCACGGTGATCACCACCTTCATCACCGGCTCCAGGAGGATGGGCTGGGAACGGCGCAACGCCTCCTGGAAGGCGGCCGAACCCGCCGCCTTGAAGGCCAGGTCCGAGGAGTCCACCTCGTGGTAGGACCCTCCCCTGAGCGTGACCCTCACGTCCACCACCGGGTATCCCGCCAGCACCCCGAACTCCAAGGCCCCGGCCACCCCCTGTTCCACCGCGGGGATGAACTCCCTGGGTATGGCGTTTCCGGTCACCCTGTTCACGAACTCGAACCCGCCTCCCCTGGGCAGGGGCTCGAGGTCGATGATCACGTGCCCGTACTGGCCGCGCCCGCCCGTCTGGCGGATGAACCTGCCCTCCACCCCTCTGGCGCTTCCCGCCACCGTCTCGCGGTAGGACACCTGGGGCTTTCCCACGTTGGCGCCAACCCCGAACTCCCGCAGCAGCCGGTCCACGATTATCTCCAGGTGCAGCTCCCCCATGCCCGAGATGATGGTCTGCCCGGTCTCGGGATCCAGCTTGACCCGGAAAGTGGGGTCCTCCTCGGCGATGCGCTCCATGGCCTCGCTCAGCCTGTCCTGGTCCGCCTTGGTCCTGGGCTCGATGGCGATGGAGATCACCGGCTCGGGAAAGACCATGGATTCCAGGAGTATGGGCCGGTGCGCGGAACACAGGGTGTCCCCGGTATAGGTCTCCTTGAGCCCCACCGCGGCCACGATATCCCCGGCATAGACCGCCTCCAGCTCCTCGCGGTGGTTGGCGTGCATCTGTAGGAAGCGCCCGATGCGCTCCTTCTTCCTGCGCGCGCTGTTGAAGACCGTAGCCCCCGCCTTGAGGGTCCCGGAATACACGCGCAGGTAGATGAGCTTCCCCACGTAAGGGTCCGAGACCACCTTGAAGGCCAGGGCGGAGAAAGGCTCGTCGTCGGAGGCGTGCCGTATCTCCTTCTTGTCCTCCTTGCCCACCTGCACTCCCTCGATGGGGGGCACATCCAGGGGCGAGGGCAGGTAGTAGACCACTCCGTCCAGGAGGGGCTGTACCCCTTTGTTGCGGAAAGAGGCCCCGCAAAACACGGGCACCACCTCACAGGCGAGCACGCCTTTGCGCAGGGCTGCGCGTATCTCATCCGGGGTTATCGCACCCTCGTCGGTGAGGTATTTCTCCGTCAGCACGTCGTCGTAGTTGGCGCACGCCTCGAGCAGGACATGGCGGTAGAGCTCGGCGGTGACCCTCAGGTCCTCCGGGATGTCGATGGTCTCCCACCGTGTGCCCATCTCGTCGGTATATACGACGGCTTTCATCTCCACCAGGTCCACGCAGCCGCGGAAATCGCTCTCCGCTCCCAGGGGGATCTGCACCGCCACCGGCCGAGCCTCGAAACGCTGCTCCAGCATCTCCAGGCAGGCGAAGAAGTCGGCTCCCGGGCGGTCCATCTTGTTCACGTAGCAGATGCGCGGCACGCCGTAATGGTCGGCCTGCCTCCACACCGTCTCCGTCTGGGGCTCCACCCCGGCCACCCCGTCCAGGATGGCGATGGCTCCGTCCAGGACCCTGAGGGAGCGTTCTACCTCCACCGTGAAGTCCACGTGGCCGGGAGTGTCTATTATATTTATACGGTGGTCTTTCCAGAAGCAGGTGGTGGCGGCGCTGGTGATGGTGATGCCGCGCTCCTGCTCCTGCACCATCCAGTCCATGACCGCGGAGCCCTCGTGCACCTCGCCCATCTTGTAGGTCTTTCCGGTGTAGTAGAGGATGCGCTCGGTGGTGGTGGTCTTTCCGGCATCGATATGGGAGATGATGCCGATGTTCCGCACGCGGGAAAGGGGGAACCTCCCCTCCGCCGCCTGGGCTTTCTCCACCCTTCCCGTCGTGGTCACCTTCATAACCATATCACCAGCGGTAATGCGCGAAGGCCTTGTTGGCCTCCGCCATCTTGTGCAGGTCCTCCTTTTTCTTGATGGACGTGCCGATGCCGTTGGAGGCGTCCAGGAGCTCCATGGCCAGGCGCTCCATCATGCTCTTCTCCTTGCGCTGCCGCGCGAAGTTGACTATCCACCGTATGGCCAGGGTGGTGCTGCGGCGCGGCCGCACCTCCACAGGCACCTGGTAGCTGGCGCCGCCAACGCGCCGCGACCTCACCTCGAGCACGGGCCTGACGTTGTCGGTGGCCTTCCTCAACACCGCGAGGGGATCGTTCCCCGTCTTCTGGTGCAGGATATCCAGTGCCCCGTAGACGATCTTTTCCGCCTTGCTCTTCTTGCCGTCCAGCATAACCTTGCGGATGTACTGCTCCACCAGCACGCTGTGGTACCTGGTGTCCGGGGGTATCTCCCTTTTCGGCGCCGGTCCTTTCCTGGGCATGCTGTCTCTCCTTCCGCCCCGACCCCTAGAGGCCGGCCGTCTTCTTCGTCCCGTAGCGGGAACGGGCCTGCTTGCGATTGGAAACCCCCGCGGCATCCAGGGTGCCGCGGATTATCTTGTAGCGCACGCCGGGCAGGTCCTTGACCCTTCCTCCCCTTACCAGGACGATGGAGTGCTCCTGCAGGTTGTGGCCGATCCCGGGGATGTAGGAGGTAACCTCGATGCCGTTGGTCAACCTCACCCTGGCGATCTTGCGCAACGCCGAGTTGGGCTTCTTGGGCGTGGTCGTCTTGACCTGCGTGCATACCCCCCGCCGCTGCGGGCAGCCCTGCAAGGCCGGGGTCTTGGTCTTCTTGTGCTTCTCGGCGCGGCCCTTACGAACCAACTGGTTGATGGTGGGCAAACCTACCTCCTCAGTGCCTTATATCCTGTTCTACCTGCTGTTTTTCCTCCGGCGCACAAAACGCAAGTTTACCATCGGGTCCGCGGGGTGTCAATCGCGACGGCGGAGCGACGGCGGCACGTTCCTGCCCTTTTGCTTCCCGTTCAGGATTCCTCCGCCTGTTCTTCCTCCGCCCGCTCTTCCTCTCCCGACTCCGCCTCCTGGAGCCCCAGCGGCTCCTCCTGCGGCTCGCGCAGCAGCCCCGCCTTCCTCAGCTCCTCGATGTTGCCCCTTCCGAGCCCGGCATCGTAGAGCTCTTCCTCGTCCATCCTCAGCAGGTCGCTGGTGGTGTTCACGTTGGCCTGCTTGAGCAGGTTCTTGGTGCGGGTGGAGAGAGGCAGCTCCTGGATGTCCACCTCGTCCGCCTCCAGCACGGCGGACACCGCCTCCGCGCCGAAGATCTCCTCCAGCTCCTCCTTGGAGGGAGCCCTGGTGCGCGATATCCCGGAGGTGAGCGCCTCCACCTCCTCCAGCAGCCCCACTCCCGCGTGCTTGGGCCTCACCTTGATGTTGCGGTAGCGGCTCATGCCCGTGCCCGCGGGTATGAGCTTGCCGATGATCACGTTCTCCTTCAGACCCAGCAGGGGGTCTACCCTCCCGGAGATGGCCGCGTCCGTGAGCACCCGGGTGGTCTCCTGGAAGGAGGCCGCAGAGAGGAAGGAGTCGGTGGCCAGCGAGGCCTTGGTGATCCCCAGGAGCATCTGCCGCGCCGTGGCCGGCTCGCCTCCTTGCGCCACCACCGCCTCGTTTACCTCCTCGAAATACTTGCGGTCCACCTTCTCGCCCGGCAGGAGGTCGGTATCTCCCGCCTCCAGCACCTCCACCTTCTTGAGCATCTGGCGCACGATGAGCTCGATGTGCTTGTCGTGGATGTCCACGCCCTGGCTCTTGTACACCTCCTGCACCTCCCGGACCATGAACAGCTGGGCGGCCTGGGGGCCGAGCACGCGCAGGATGTCGTGGGGGTTCGCCGATCCCTCGGTGAGCTGGTCGCCGGCGTTAACCTCCTGTCCGTCGCGCACCCGCAGGCGGGCGCGGCGCGGGACCTGGTAGGAGCGCTCCTTGTCGCCGGAACCGGTGATGGTTATCTTGCGCGCCTTCTCCGACTCCTCGATGGACACCTTGCCGGAGATGTCCGCGATCACCGCCTGGCCCTTGGGCTTGCGCGCCTCGAAGAGCTCCACCACGCGCGGGAGGCCGTGGGTGATGTCCTCACCCGCCACCCCTCCGGTATGGAAGGTGCGCATGGTGAGCTGGGTGCCGGGCTCTCCGATGGACTGGGCGGCGATGATCCCCACCGCCTCGCCGATCTCCACCAGCCTGCCTGTGGCGAGCATGGTCCCGTAGCACCTGCTGCACACTCCGTGGCGTGACTCGCAGGTCATCACCGAACGTACCATGACCTCCTCTATGCCCGCCTTGGCAAGCTTTTCCACCATGGCCAGGTCGATCTCCTGGTTCTTCTCCAGGAGCACCTCCTTGGTCCTGGGGTGTTTCACCTTCTCCAGGGCTACCCGCGCGGCCAGGGAGTTGTTCAGCTCTCCCTGGGGAGTGAGCACCTTGACCGGTATGCCCTTGTCGGTGCCGCAGTCGAACTCCCGCACGATGACCTCCTGGGAGACGTCCACCAGCCGGCGCGTGAGGTACCCGGAGTCCGCGGTCCTGAGCGCGGTGTCGGCGAGGCCCTTCCTGGCCCCGTGGGTGGAGATGAAGTACTCCAGCACCGTGAGCCCCTCGCGGAAGTTGGACTTGATGGGGCGGTCGATGATCTCTCCTTTGGGGTTGGCCACCAGGCCGCGCATGCCGGCGAGCTGGCGGATCTGCTTTATGTTGCCGCGCGCCCCGGAGTTGGCCATGAGGAAGATGGGGTTGAAGGTGTCGAAGCTGCGCTCCATGGCCTCGGTCACCTCGTCGGTGGCCTTGGTCCACAGCTCCACCACCCTCTGGTGGCGCTCGTCGTCGGTGATGAGGCCGCGCTTGTAGCTCTCCTCGATCCGCTCCACCTCCGCCTCCGGCTCCTCCAGGATCTTCTCCTTGTCCGAGGGCACGGTGATGTCCTGTAC
This window harbors:
- the rpsS gene encoding 30S ribosomal protein S19; the protein is MGRSLKKGPYIDEKLYFKIEELNRRNEKRVVKTWSRRSTIFPEMVGHTIAVHDGKRHVPVYVTENMVGHKLGEFAPTRRRTKHGHAHERTTRLK
- the rplB gene encoding 50S ribosomal protein L2, giving the protein MSIKRYKPTSPGRRFASVSDFSEITKKEPEKTLLAPMNYKAGRNNKGRITTRHKGGRNKRKYRIIDFRRDKDNIPAKVAAIEYDPNRSARIALLHYEDGEKRYILAPLKLKVGDRVMSGPEADIKPGNALPLYAIPTGTTIHNIELKPGAGGKMVRSAGGAAQLMAKEGGFAHVRLPSSEVRLVDINCRATIGQVGNVEHELLSEGKAGRGRWKGRRPTVRGTVMNPVDHPHGGGEGKSSAGRHPVTPWGKPTLGYRTRKKNKPSSKYIVRRRKS
- the rplW gene encoding 50S ribosomal protein L23, which produces MKDPHDVIIRPIISEKSYTLIDQNKYTFEVHPKAHKTEVRKAVEEIFNVKVTGVNTIKVPPKPKRQGWTAGKTAARKKAVVTLAPGYSIEFFEGPLG
- the rplD gene encoding 50S ribosomal protein L4 translates to MKTVPVYDIEGNRKGEAQLKDYYFGCEVNVPVMHMVVRRQLACARRGTAATRPRSKVRGGGRKPWRQKGTGRARAGSIRSPLWRGGGTVHGPQPRDHGFKVNRKVRRLALRSALSVRASEDRVMVLEDFSFTEPRTKAAASIFKALGVDDHVLLVLAEEDENVIKSMRNLPSVEVIRLEHLNTYDVLANDRVIFTRTSLERLQEGVEDERPA
- the rplC gene encoding 50S ribosomal protein L3; protein product: MKGIIGRKIAMTQVFSEDGKVIPVTLVEAGPCLVTQIKTVEKEGYDALQLGFGEVKEKKLNRPRRGHFQSKDLEPRRHLAEVRIDDPSSYRLGQEIKVDIFSKGDRVDITGRSRGKGYAGVIKRHNFGGGPGSHGAHFHRAPGAIGACATPSRVFKGSRMPGRMGGERVTALNLEVVDVKPERNLLLVKGSVPGPDGGILVIRESVKTRKKAGKKAHVLT
- the rpsJ gene encoding 30S ribosomal protein S10 — encoded protein: MAKQRQKIRIRLKAYDHEVVDRSARQIVETVRRTGASISGPVPLPTEKHVYCVIRSPHVNKDSREHFEMRVHKRLIDIMEPTPKTVDSLMRMDLPAGVDIEIKL
- the tuf gene encoding elongation factor Tu codes for the protein MAKKKFERTKPHVNVGTIGHIDHGKTTLTSAITMCLASQGQDVEVRSFDSIDNAPEEKERGITIAIAHVEYQTDKRHYAHVDCPGHADYIKNMITGAAQMDGAILVVSAADGPMPQTREHILLARQVGVPAMVVFLNKADMVDDPELLELVELEVRELLSKYEFPGDEIPVVAGSALKAMECGCGKRECEACGPIMELMDAVDDYIPTPARDVDKPFLLAIEDVFSITGRGTVVTGRIERGAIHTGDEVEIVGIRPTQKTVVTGVEMFRKILDEGQAGDNVGLLLRGIGRKDVERGQVVAKPGSITPHVAFKAQVYVLSKEEGGRHTPFFSGYRPQFYFRTTDVTGTVTLPEGVEMVMPGDNTEMSIELISPIAMEEGLRFAIREGGRTVGAGRVTAILK
- the fusA gene encoding elongation factor G, with translation MKVTTTGRVEKAQAAEGRFPLSRVRNIGIISHIDAGKTTTTERILYYTGKTYKMGEVHEGSAVMDWMVQEQERGITITSAATTCFWKDHRINIIDTPGHVDFTVEVERSLRVLDGAIAILDGVAGVEPQTETVWRQADHYGVPRICYVNKMDRPGADFFACLEMLEQRFEARPVAVQIPLGAESDFRGCVDLVEMKAVVYTDEMGTRWETIDIPEDLRVTAELYRHVLLEACANYDDVLTEKYLTDEGAITPDEIRAALRKGVLACEVVPVFCGASFRNKGVQPLLDGVVYYLPSPLDVPPIEGVQVGKEDKKEIRHASDDEPFSALAFKVVSDPYVGKLIYLRVYSGTLKAGATVFNSARRKKERIGRFLQMHANHREELEAVYAGDIVAAVGLKETYTGDTLCSAHRPILLESMVFPEPVISIAIEPRTKADQDRLSEAMERIAEEDPTFRVKLDPETGQTIISGMGELHLEIIVDRLLREFGVGANVGKPQVSYRETVAGSARGVEGRFIRQTGGRGQYGHVIIDLEPLPRGGGFEFVNRVTGNAIPREFIPAVEQGVAGALEFGVLAGYPVVDVRVTLRGGSYHEVDSSDLAFKAAGSAAFQEALRRSQPILLEPVMKVVITVAEENLGDIIADVNSRRGKVEGLETRGRQQVVTAFIPLAETFGYATDIRSLSQGRATHHMQFSHYGEVPQNIALEIVRRIRGE
- the rpsG gene encoding 30S ribosomal protein S7; this encodes MPRKGPAPKREIPPDTRYHSVLVEQYIRKVMLDGKKSKAEKIVYGALDILHQKTGNDPLAVLRKATDNVRPVLEVRSRRVGGASYQVPVEVRPRRSTTLAIRWIVNFARQRKEKSMMERLAMELLDASNGIGTSIKKKEDLHKMAEANKAFAHYRW
- a CDS encoding 30S ribosomal protein S12 codes for the protein MPTINQLVRKGRAEKHKKTKTPALQGCPQRRGVCTQVKTTTPKKPNSALRKIARVRLTNGIEVTSYIPGIGHNLQEHSIVLVRGGRVKDLPGVRYKIIRGTLDAAGVSNRKQARSRYGTKKTAGL